In Aquipuribacter hungaricus, one genomic interval encodes:
- a CDS encoding GNAT family N-acetyltransferase, with the protein MVGGLAPERRRTQRLLLRGFTDADREPFAALNSDPAVMEHFPSPVDRARSDALVDRVRAGWADRGWGLWAVERADTGEMVGFTGLSPATFDAPFTPAVEVGWRLARAHWGQGFATEAALASLRVAFEDLGVGEVVSFTAVTNSRSRAVMERLGMHRDPADDFPYPSIPEGHPLRPHVLYRLDAATWRLRQG; encoded by the coding sequence GTGGTCGGGGGGCTCGCGCCGGAGCGGCGGCGGACGCAGCGGCTGCTCCTGCGCGGGTTCACCGACGCCGACCGGGAGCCGTTCGCCGCGCTCAACTCCGACCCGGCGGTCATGGAGCACTTCCCGTCCCCCGTCGACCGCGCCCGCAGCGACGCGCTCGTCGACCGGGTGCGGGCCGGCTGGGCCGACCGCGGCTGGGGCCTGTGGGCGGTGGAGCGGGCGGACACCGGGGAGATGGTCGGGTTCACCGGCCTGTCACCGGCGACGTTCGACGCGCCCTTCACCCCGGCCGTCGAGGTCGGCTGGCGCCTGGCCCGCGCGCACTGGGGCCAGGGCTTCGCGACCGAGGCGGCGCTCGCCTCGCTGCGGGTCGCGTTCGAGGACCTGGGGGTCGGCGAGGTGGTGTCGTTCACCGCGGTCACCAACTCCCGGTCCCGGGCGGTCATGGAGCGGCTCGGCATGCACCGCGACCCGGCCGACGACTTCCCCTACCCGTCCATCCCCGAGGGGCACCCGCTCCGCCCGCACGTGCTCTACCGCCTCGACGCCGCGACGTGGCGGTTGCGGCAGGGCTGA